Sequence from the Amaranthus tricolor cultivar Red isolate AtriRed21 chromosome 16, ASM2621246v1, whole genome shotgun sequence genome:
TGAATTTGTTGTTTCatatcttgtaatttgtaaattgattgttgttgtatcTGAATAATGtattagggttcttaaaattagctaaatcaataagatgaagaaattgacaATCCGTAAAAAAGCCAGTGATTCGAAAAAGAAGCAGTCTGAGTTGGCAACTGAGGTGGGTAATGTAAGGGTAGATGAGGTGGTGATTGAAAGTTCTGACTTGGAAACAGCAAATGTAGATGCTGATGCTGATGAGGTTGAGGAtagtagtgatgatgattatagtTGTGGtgatgaagatgaatatgaggatgattctgatttgtttgcagaaaatgtagtttatggtcttgATGATGGGTTTATAGGTGATGAGGAAATTAGGTTGAtagtagataaggaggttgatgaagaaaacaatagagacatatactttaatgatgatgaaccgcAGTCTGATGATTATGATTTGGGTGCATTGAAAGATGAAGAGGAAGGTATATGcagctatcctacattcaatcTTGAGGTTGATTTCAAGGATAAGATTAATTTGTCTTTAGGCCTTAAGTTTCCTTCGACATATGTGTTTAGAAAAGCACtaaggtaccatgctattgaatgtggttacaattattattacctgcatAATGGTACAAATAGGATCAGtgtgtattgctacaatagatgCGATTGCAAAAAATCGAAAGCTAGAATTGTgaactgtgtttgtgggaaggagaagaagtgttattttaaggttcatgctgtgaagttgaaagatgaggagacacttcaaataaggagttattttccCAAACACACTTATAgtcaccaacaccaaaataacaaagtcactgctttgtatttagctgagaaatacatagatGATTGGAGGGGCAATCCAACTTGGGAATTAAAGGCATTTAAGAAACGGGTTAATAGagagttaggttgtgaagtgaagtatTCTTTGTGTTATATGGCTAATAGAATTgcaatgaaaatgatatatgGTGATGTTAGTGAAGAGTATAGCAGGGTGTGGGATTATGCGGAAGCAATAAGGAGGTTTAATCCAGGAAGCACTGCAATCGttaaatgcattggaatagacaCACCCCCACCTTTGTTccaaaggatgtatatatgcTTGACAGCATGTAAGGAGGGTTTTGTTGCTGGCTGTAGGCCTATTATAGGTGTTGATGGGGCACATTTGAAGGGACAATTCCTTGGGGTTTTGTTGACTGCTGTAGGTAAAGATGGGAACAATAACATCTTTCCCGTTGCATGGGCTGTTGTTGAAACAAAAAATGTAGAAACTTGGACTTGGTTTCTAAATCTTCTCGTAGAAGACCTTAGGTCGGTTACTGCATCGAGTAGTTGGGTTCAAGCAGAAGGTGAAGCTTTCACCTTCatgagcgataggcaaaaggtaATTACTTGTTAATACAAATCTTGTTTTAAATGTAACTAATGCTATAACCCTAATATTAATTTGTGGAAAATGCAGGGTTTGGTTGAAGCTTTGAACTCAGTGATTCCTAGAGCTGAAATTAGGTTCTGCTGTAGGCATATATGGGCGAATTTCAAGATCAAGTTCCCTGGAGAGTTGTTCAAACAACACTTTTGGAGAGCAGCCAGAGCCTACAACAAAGTATGGAATCAAGTAGGAGTAAGTCTGGGATgttgttaaataataattgtgaGGCATTCAATAATGTGTTAGTAGAAGCAAGGGGGAAGCCTATAATTTCTCTAATGGAGTGGATTAGGAGATATGTGATGCAACGAAGCGCAGCCAAAAGGGAAGGGCTGAGTAACTTTGAAGGTGTGTTGATGCCAGCTATcaccaaaatgattgaaaaaaatgcaaaggaaatatatggtttaagggtaatcccagtggatgtgtgtgagtttgaggtggatgatAATGACGAATCTTACGTTGTAAACTTGGCCAATAGGACTTGCCATTGTGGAAGTTGGGACCTTATAGGGATTCCTTGTAAACATGTCGTTGCTTGTATTGTTCTTAGAAAATTAGATGCCAACGACTTTGTCCACGAGGCGTATCTTGTAGAAACGTATCGAAAGACGTATAGTCTAAAGTTTTATGGTATGCCAGGAACAAAATGTGGCCAACAACCACTTTAGCCAAACAACTTCCTCCACCATATCgaaagatgcctggaaggcctaaCAAGAGGAAAATAAAGAAGGAAGTTGATGAAGGTAAAAGAGGTAAGAAGGCTTTATGTGCTGTTAAAGAATTCAAGCAacggagatgtggtaattgtggTGACCTAGGTCACTACAAAAAAGGCTGCAAGAATCCACCAAAACCACCACCAACAAAGACCAAGTCAAAGGGTGGTAGGCCTAAAATGGGATCTTCTTCTACTCAACAATCTACAACAAATGATGTGCCTAGCTCCAGTGGTCAACAACAAACGCAAAATGCTGCATCTACTTCATGTGTAATGGATCAAAATAGTCAAATATAGACTTGTGAAGACTAATTTACTGTTGAATGTAATGTGTTGAATTAGTATAAGTGTATGAGTTTGAGGTTGTAATGTGTATGAACTAAGAATGTACTATGTTGAACTGTATTTTAGCAAATCAGTGTATGAACTGAGAATGTAATGTGTTGAATTAAGTGCAACAAATttagttattgtgttgaattaagTGCAGCAAATTTAGTTACTGTGTTGAATTAAGTGCAGCAAATTTAGCCAGTGCAAGAGTATGCATCAGTATGTTGTGTCTATTCATAAAACATTGTTGTTGAACAGCAGTATGCATCAGTAATAGCTGTGCTGAACTGAGAGTGTAATAGCCAGTAAATTTGTTAATTACAGTGACCTCATTGTGTTTTGAGAAGTAGTGCATCATTCTTCATATGGCTACTAAATGCAAGCATGTAATAGCTATATGTAAGCAAGTTGCTGGATGTAAGCATATGATTTCAGAATGTACTCTGTTTGTTTAATTAAGTAAATTAGTTCTGAAAAAGTGATCTTTTGTTTAAGAACTCTGTTTGAATCAGTTCCTACTTAATAGCTGTATGTGCTGAAGTTGATTGGTTAAGTGCATTGTGTTGTGCTGCAAACACAGCAAACATACTAAAACCAAATGTATTTACAGCAACCACAGCAATTACATTTCAAGTTTAGGTGCTgcaaacacagcaaacacaCCAAAAGCAAATGTATTTACAGCAACCACAGCAATTACATTTAAAGTTTGGGTGCTgcaaacacagcaaacacaCCAAAACCAAATGTGTTTACAGCAACCACAACAATTACATTTCAAGTTTGGGTGGTGCAAACACAACATACACAGCAAGCACAACACAgcaaacacagcaaacacaACACACATTACATAAACACAAGTTTATTTACAGTACCTGCAAAgaaattaaatggaaaaaataaaagcttaattcattcattcatcatgatCAAGTTACAATATGTAAATCACTGttacaattattcttaaatagGTCCTAAACTTCAATTACTAGCCTTGATTAATACAAGaaacaccaacaaaaaacaaaagaaaaaccctaatacaaagcttgtaatctgatttccatgcttcctctcattcatccatttcttcttaatccttttaatttctgaaattgcttgttccttttcatgttccaagcaacaaatccttgatgtcaaaatcttgatttcggttgccaATTGTCGCTTCTCCTCCACAAGCTTATTAGtgacttctctttgccaaacagccatttcaggttcatcaacccaatttaaactttttgcatcccctccaatttgtatcaggatcataaaaaacgcaagtcttaaaccttcttccaggattttccttggtccatgaaaccctccttgcaaagggaactccacacccacatttttTACGTATCGAATTTTCgcttgaagaacaagaagacatAACTAATTAATTGGAAGAAAATGATGATCTTTGAATGAATTAGGGATTGGAATGCagggagaaagaaagaaaggcaaaataaagaaagaaataaaggcGAATTAGGGTTTATCGCTACAAATGGGAGGAAGAAAGAAAGGATTTTCGAAGCTGAACtgaaatgaataagaattaaataCAGTAATGCATCATGTGCGTGTCACATGCaggtcaacggttaaagatagcggtcaaaggccaaaatccgttataaggtagtgttttgcaaacaattgtattatataaggtagttttttgcaaaaatttttatttaaggtagttttttgcaaaatggaGTATATACTAgatagttttttaacattttgccaaaaaataataataacaataatatactttttttttgccAAGAATAATAATTTGTAGGTATAAATTGCTAATGCAAATGATTTGATATAAAGTAACTTAATTACACATATAAAattagtatatttttatttaaatcatttaTAAATCGAGCTTAGCACAGAAATCTACCTAGTTAACATAAAAAAACCTCACACAACCCAACCCACCCTCTCACTACCTTTTACATCACAATCCCCCTCCTCCTCCACCACACAACCCTATTCTCTAAAAACCCATCAACCTAACTAAGCATAGCAActcttaataatcaatgaaatagatgtatatatactatatagtgtATACCACAAGGATAGCAAAGCTCCAAGGATTTTATCGCAATTTACATTTGTGATTGTCTAAAACAGGATTCAAACGACATGAAGACTCGTGAATCATCATACAGCGATAAACCGCACACTAAATATGGCAGCTGCCTTCGCCCTTCGGAAGGTAATAACGTGTAACATTTACCCCGAGAATGAATTGCTCGGATGCTGATGACTTGATCAAGGATGTAGATAATGGAGGCCTGTTTGGATGTTTAATCCAACTTCCTGTTCAAATTAGTGACAATGAGCATAATTCAAGCATATAGAAGTATGTTCAACcaaatgaacaaagaaaaaaggCAGATTGTAGATATGaagaaaattcaattaataaaaGATAATGCAGCAGCAACTGTTAAAACTGAGCCAAAGAAAGAGAAAATCTGATTTATTACTGAACTTCTTGTATACATTAGTGCATATAAAGGCTGCAGACCTGCAGTATTTATACTGATGCATAGGACTTATAAGAAGCAATCCTAGTAATAACTTATACCAACAGAACGAGATTAGGCCTCCGTACTGATGCAAGCTCTCGAACATGATATGCCTCTAGACTCGGTGGCAGATCTTGAAATcattttgcttttgcttttgtaCAACGAGCAGTAAATTTTCAGAGGGGTGGGGCCCCTTTGGGCCTTAACGAACACCCGCTATTGTAATTTGACTGTACTTGTGCTTGGACTAAATATCAGATCTTGCTCTCTGCTAGCTTGGTTGGTAGCCTTGAAATCATTTGCATTAGCAATTTATACCTGCACATATTATGCTATAACTCAATAGCAACATATATTAAAGCGGTAAAGCTTGATAAGCGGAATTTTCTACTCAAACCTAtgttaataaaaacaatataacTTCAACTAACAGAAAAATCCCAAAAATGAAGTATAATAAATTTCAAGAAAACATCTCTCTAGTCTCTGTCTCTTTTTTTCAGAGTTCAGACCCAAGAAGTTGGGATGTCGTAGTCATGACGGCATGCAAAGATTTTCTAAGGAAACGTTTCGACTAGATACTTGCTTAGGTATTAgcggtaatttttattttcttgggTATTAGTTTGCAATTTTCATCTGCTTGTTACAAGTATGTATTGAAGAAACTTGAAGAGATACAAGCACcgaactatgaagaatacaaGTCTAAAAACAACCTAATACAAACTCTAAGAAACAAACTTACAAAGATGAAATGAAACTCGCACTTGAAACTTAACTCTATATCAACAATCTTTTAGACTAAAAAGTATTCGAAAACTTGATACAAAACCGAGGTAATAAAATAGTTTTCCTAAAAACGTTATTCTGCCTACTTGGTGCTTAGGCATAAACTTAAAATACACTTTTGAGATACAACAATTTGCATCTAAGTATAAGCTTACACTATATACATAGACAATGTGaaaaacaaaagataaaaagagtaACTTAGAATTAAAGGATCGAGTTTGCAAGATTCTTTCACTTGAAAAACTTGTAGAGAGAAAATGAGGAGAAAGAAAGTAAGAACAAGAAAATTAGAAATTGATTCAAGTTCTCCcatttttacttaatttaaccacCCTTATTTATAAGGGTATGAATGCTTTTAATACCTCACACTTGTCATCAAAAGACATAAAACTAATATATCAGTTATATTTGCATGGAAACCACCCAAAACTGAATGGCAACCAACCAAACCAAAAAGAAAACACAGTGGAACACTTCTAGAAGAAAACAACGACTCGTCGTTTCTGGAAGCGAAGACTCGTTGCCAAAAAAGCCGACTCGGTTTTTTCAAAATTCGACGAATCGTCTTTAGTTTCTGCCAAAACTTGATTTTCCAGAGataagcgacgagtcgtcgcttaTCTCTGTTCcatgtttttctttgttttgttttcctttCTTTTGGACTAAAGTTTTTACACTTATCTTGTCCCACTATTTTCATAGCACTTTGGTATTAGCTTATATACTTATTATACTCTAAATGTCCAACACTCCTTCCATCTAAAATTTAACTGTAGGATTAGCATAAAAAAAAGAGTTGTACTTGGTGGGGAGTTTATTATGATTAAGATCCATGCCTAACTTTTTTGTTTTACCGTAAGGAGAGTATGTATTATGGAATCAACTTGTGGTACCCAACAAGctcgaaaaaaaaattaaacaaaatcattGGAGAAGAGTGTAGCTTTAAACTTTTATGACAATGCAAGGACAGGGGTTTAGCTTGGCGCTCTCGAAAATGCTTTAATGCTAAATAGAGTGCATCAATTATTCAGGTCAATCTATCCAGAATTACCCAATCAATTTCATATATGCATTATTTCAAGCAATGTGCTTTTTAACCAGCAGGAGTGATCTGTGCTCCAGAAACTGGTAGGGAATTTCTGTCGTGAACGGAACAAATGTTGAGAAATGCAAAGATTTCATCAACCTTATTCATAATAAGTACATAAGGTCAGATATTCAGTCTAAATATTTCAGATTTTACCTCAATTGAAATTAGAACTATATCTGATCAGAGTTTGCTTCAGACAAGCTGGGATGCTCCATGTACAACTGCAAACTAAGAGGTTCAGAGCTCATGGACTTTATAGGAGTTATCAGGGGAATTTTCTGCCATTGTTTGGTGTTTGTTGGGATCCAATGCTCCACGGGATTGCTTATACTAATTTGAGCTTCAGGACTGAAAAAAGCAGTAATCTCCCACCTGCAATCTGCACCAACTAAAAACTTAGATCTCACAAAATTACCAGGCAGTGCAAATAAAAAACAAGATTTCATTAACCCAACGCCATTAAATGGCTCCCACCTAGAGTGAGGGGGTCCGATGTACACAAAATTACCTTTGTTAGTGacaacaaagaggttgtttccgattgatcCTTGGTACCAAACATCATTTGCAACCAAGGTTGTCAAAATCGAGATTCTAGCAAGGATTGAAAAGGAGGTAGGATCGAAATCGATAGAACTTAATCGTAGGATCGTAAGATCCTACAAATGTGTTTTATTATGCTATAGGATACTTATCAATCATATTTCTTCATATCAGTTCATTTTTATAGTTTTGAGGTGTAAATAAAGATTTATTTAACTTCATCTTGTTATTAATTAAATGGTATACTTTTAATAATCTTTATAAACCGCAAATCAGTAAGtacataaattttcataatcgtaatgacaaataaattttaactaatatttatatgtaagtaaaagctagaatataatatatttttttatgattgagaCTACTCTTGTAGGATTGTAAGATCGTAGAACCGTGTTATGATCTTGGTAGAACCATACGATCCTACCATCATTAGGATCCTACTCAAGATCCGGATCGCTAGTCTCTTTTTGGATCGTAGAATTGTAATCAAAATCGAAATTCTAATAATCATGTTtgcaactttacataaataagaagtgcacatgatttactAACTTGACAAAGATAACAATCAAACTGCAAACCATCATACCCCTTGGCAGAACCCTGGCAAGAGCCTTTGACAAAGATAACTTGACAAGAAATGATCTAAGAGAGAATCCAAGGTCCGATTCTTGCACTTTCGGTCCACCAGATTGGTTCActtgaaatttgaaattatatcTTTCCAGCGGGCTGTTATCCGAATCAAAGAATATAACTACAACTCTTTCAACAACACCCTACTTTGCAATGGAAAAGAAAAGACTGAATTACTGATGTTGCATTCTCGGTATCCATCACGAAAGAAAAGCAATGAAAGCTATGTTACTCcgacttttcattttctttcacatacccgtgtccgatccttgatgctcggacattgatatggcacttagacactccATTTTAGccataaaattgaatatttagacgtatccgacacttaGATACGTACCAAAACTGACATCAGTACTCGAGTCCAACATAGAATGAACGTAAGAAAGTTTATTACTAGTGTTATCATCTTGGTTTCAATTTACTTTGTTTTATTACCCCGGTGACAAAGCTACATGGGGCCAGTAGGGTCTCAGTGGCTTACTTTCGCATTTTATTTTCGCAACCTATTTTTTCGGAACcctttacttttattttatggCTTTGCTTTTAGGTCTAATGACGCTACATTCTGTGATGAATTAGGTCAAAGGTTCCAAGGGCATTATTGACATTTTACTGTTAGTTggtatttgtattttgttagttagaatattatattttagtaTTTGTTTGTTGGGCTTAGGCTTATATATAGAGTCAAACTTGTAATGTTTAGGGAGTTTTTTGGCTATATTGGAATAAGAGAAATAACAAAGGAGTCTGGGGAAACTCGATCCGCTATTAATGTCATTTTGACTACGGGTCTTGGCGGATCTATTACACATTGTCACTTTCTCAgtattaatcaaataagaaaatcaAAGTAGAAAGCTCTAGCCTCTACCTAATTTTATTATCTTGgtttcaaattatttatttattttagatcTACAACCAACCTTAGCTACTTTCTGTAAAATggcaaaaatataaatgaatgtGAAATGAACCTTTTCCAAAAAAGGAACGAGTCCATTAACTGCAGAATGTATGTAGTTTTCGAGTTCAGGATGCTTTGCTTTTTGAACCACTAAATTCATGTACCTTCGCCTCTCAAATGCTCCTAATCAATCAAGAAAAAGTTGAAACGAAAAGATTAAACCAATCATTAACACCATTATCATACCTACAAATACAATCATATAAACATCTTCAAATAAGCCGGAAAAAATGATTGATTGTTGAAAAACATGTCTCTTAGAAGACATAGGAAGCAAATTTTGATTCTAGTTTGTCACTCATATCTTTACTAACCAACAACTACAAAAATGAAACACAAAAGAGagaatcaacaatcaacataccAGATGGATAGACACCTTTGTGGAAAACGATGGAAGTGATTGCCACTTCTAGAAAATTTACCAGAATACGAGCAATCTGCCCTACCattattgaaaatttattattgaaaatttaatatcTTTGACAAGGGAATGCTACATGTTTTTTACTCCACCCTATTCCATTaattttttaccaaatttaCTCCAAAACAAAAAACGTAAAAAGTTGGCAAAATGTATATTTTATAGGAAGAAGGAAGAAATTGTGGATGTGATGAAAAGATAGGTTAAAAATCACGGTGAGAAGTAAACAGAAAGGGACCAAATTTGTAGAAAGTTTCCTATGTATAATGTATTGCTCCCCAACTAATTTCAATGGTTGCTCACGATCTCCTGTAGTATTTCTTCCaaaaaattatcttttaattCTTTGTAAATCAGGCCTCGAAGATATCATTATGTAACTCTTGTATTGATTTATCTGCAAACATCATGGAAAATAACTTAAAACTAACTTAAAACTATGAGTAAATATGCAACTACCTATTATAATTGCAATATTTGAGATTCTTTTAGCGTATTAACTAACTTAAAACTatgagtaaatataatttaagtgATTGTAATATTTAAAGTTACTGGGTAGTAATGAGATTTTAACGGGAAACAAATGACATTGTAGTGGTGAAATATCGTTATAACGGTAAAATAACAGGCGTTACACGTTACGTAACGGTCAACGCGGCGTTTTGACCGTGAAATTTCATGCACCATTATATAACAGGATTTAACGGCGCGAAAACTTTCAAACAGGTTATATAACGGGGGTTACATAGCATAACGGGAGAGTTTTTATTCCATGGCAAACATACATGTCAGATCATTTTTCCAAGCAAGAAATTTGatacataaaaacaaaaattgtctTGAATAATCTCACCTTTCACCCATTcctatgaataatttcaactttggattattttctattaataCAATGTTTGCACTATATTTGCTTCAGCATACCATGTTACTTGACGAGTTATTGACCTGATCCTttacatttaaaaaaagaataataaaaataaagaaaaaacccATCCCCACTCACCCATTTCCCCTTGCAACACCAACCTCTCCTCTACGTACCTCTAAATGTTGTTTGTGTAATCAAATTTGTTTCTCCAAAACTTTAATTCCAAGAAGTTTATGTGTGAGTGTAAATTTAGCGatttttagagagataaaaGTTTAGAGAGTTTTAAATGTTGGAGGGGCTAAATGggaaatttaatgaaaaaaaggtTGAGACACATGAAAAGAATAGCAACAAATAAGAAGTGGGTAAAATATATTAGGAATACATTGGGCCTGAGAGACATGGTACTGGGATAATCTAGTACTCCTCAAATGAGAGTATATATTCACACTAGGGGACAGTGGACAATAGGATAATGAGTTAAAGGAATTAATTTTTGATGCTCTTCGTTCTTCTTCTCATTCTTCAACCATATTCTTCCctgcttcattttcattctttttctctGTTGAAGATAGTGAAGCAGACTGAAGAACAATGTTGCAGTTTTGTGAAGCAGATTGAAGGCTCTTGCTATCAATAAGCTACTGACAGAAGGTGTGTACAAGCTTGGGAAGTAGATTTCAGGAAGGCTACTGTTTTGATTCTATGCAGCAACATATATACTAGGGGATGATCAGCAAGGCTACACTCAAGACTTTATCAACACGTGTCCTTTTATTCTACAACATGTGTTTATTAGCACGTGTATAGC
This genomic interval carries:
- the LOC130802364 gene encoding DNA polymerase zeta processivity subunit isoform X2, which codes for MNLVVQKAKHPELENYIHSAVNGLVPFLEKGVVERVVVIFFDSDNSPLERYNFKFQVNQSGGPKVQESDLGFSLRSFLVKLSLSKALARVLPRDCRWEITAFFSPEAQISISNPVEHWIPTNTKQWQKIPLITPIKSMSSEPLSLQLYMEHPSLSEANSDQI
- the LOC130802364 gene encoding DNA polymerase zeta processivity subunit isoform X1, translating into MVGQIARILVNFLEVAITSIVFHKGVYPSGAFERRRYMNLVVQKAKHPELENYIHSAVNGLVPFLEKGVVERVVVIFFDSDNSPLERYNFKFQVNQSGGPKVQESDLGFSLRSFLVKLSLSKALARVLPRDCRWEITAFFSPEAQISISNPVEHWIPTNTKQWQKIPLITPIKSMSSEPLSLQLYMEHPSLSEANSDQI